Proteins found in one Passer domesticus isolate bPasDom1 chromosome 16, bPasDom1.hap1, whole genome shotgun sequence genomic segment:
- the LOC135282283 gene encoding RUN and FYVE domain-containing protein 2-like, translated as MALNTRAWALLEAVREKAACQETREKQLATEASELCVRLQSSEERAEAIASQCKAMELELRKRQAERDNLRARNKELLKQLEQTMLRAEHLKISLECSQKKDTIAQKEEDVILRHSLQKKLENLEKERNHVQHEQELYQQHMRYLEKENEMHEADMQSQKEQMQQLGTEKETKLEEWEHGAAALQKWREYAQILSAALNKSEIAKGALKKRLDILKGKIQAGRGIDFQSIPVPLNYSSGFPGGGVIELVSGAP; from the exons ATGGCGCTCAACACCCGG gcctgggccctgctggaggCAGTGAGGGAGAAGGCAGCTTGCCAAGAAACTCGAGAGAAGCAGCTGGCAACTGAGGCgtctgagctgtgtgtgaggcTCCAGAGCTCTGAGGAAAGAGCAGAGGCCATTGCCTCACAGTGTAAGgccatggagctggagctgaggaagagacaggctgagagagacaATCTCAGGGCTCGCAATAAGGAGCTGCTGAAACAGCTGGAGCAAA caatGTTGAGGGCAGAACACCTGAAAATCTCTCTGGAATGTTCCCAGAAGAAAGACACCATTGCCCAAAAGGAAGAGGATGTGATTCTTCGTCACTCTCTGCAGAAGAAACTGGAAaacctggagaaggaaaggaaccATGTTCAG CATGAACAGGAATTGTACCAGCAGCACATGAGATAtctggaaaaggagaatgaaatgCATGAAGCTGACATGCAAAGTCAAAAGGAACAAATGCAACAACTGGGCACTGAAAAGGAAACCAAGCTGGAGGAGTGGGAGCATGGGGCTGCTGCTTTGCAGAAATGGAGGGAGTATGCTCAGATACTGAGTGCTGCACTGAACAAGAGTGAAATTGCCAAAGGGGCTCTGAAGAAACGCTTAGACATCCTGAAAGGAAAGAtccaggcaggcagaggcatTGACTTTCAGTCCATTCCAGTGCCCCTGAATTATTCCAGTG GTTTCCCAGGAGGAGGAGTCATCGAGCTGGTCTCTGGAGCACCTTAG